The Coregonus clupeaformis isolate EN_2021a chromosome 13, ASM2061545v1, whole genome shotgun sequence genome includes a region encoding these proteins:
- the LOC121579126 gene encoding heart- and neural crest derivatives-expressed protein 1, whose protein sequence is MNLIGSYQHHHLMHETFPFVQRCHQDTPYFQSWVVNHGEVPPDFQIQTPYSTEFGAQGPAHDSQLDAPSARTGKRRASGPKKERRRTESINTAFAELRECIPNVPADTKLSKIKTLRLATSYIAYLMDVLAKDTGETEGFKAEIKKYDNRDLKRKRETNEDLQESLGNEKKFKGRTGWPQQVWALELNQ, encoded by the exons ATGAACCTTATTGGGAGCTACCAGCATCATCATCTGATGCACGAGACCTTTCCATTCGTCCAGAGGTGTCATCAAGATACCCCGTACTTCCAAAGCTGGGTGGTGAACCACGGCGAAGTCCCTCCTGATTTCCAGATCCAGACGCCGTACTCCACGGAGTTTGGGGCTCAGGGTCCGGCTCACGACAGCCAGCTGGACGCTCCCTCAGCGCGCACTGGGAAGAGGAGAGCCTCGGGGCCGAAGAAGGAGCGGAGGAGGACGGAGAGCATCAACACTGCGTTCGCTGAACTGAGAGAATGTATACCAAACGTACCCGCAGACACGAAACTGTCCAAAATTAAAACGTTACGACTAGCAACAAGTTACATTGCCTACCTAATGGACGTGCTGGCTAAAGACACTGGGGAGACGGAGGGATTCAAGGCCGAAATCAAGAAATATGATAACAGAGATTTGAAACGGAAACGGGAAACG AACGAGGACCTGCAAGAGTCATTAGGAAACGAGAAAAAGTTCAAAGGACGGACAGGTTGGCCTCAGCAAGTCTGGGCTTTGGAATTGAACCAGTGA
- the LOC121579127 gene encoding histone deacetylase complex subunit SAP30L, with protein MNGFSTEEDSHDGPPAPPFYGQTCCLIEDGERCGRSAGNASFSKRIQKSISQKKLKLDIDKSVRHLYICDFHKNFIQSVRNKRKRKTSDDGGESPDHDLEVPEVDLFQLQVNTLRRYKRHYKLQTRPGLNKAQLAETVSRHFRNIPVNEKETLSYFIYMVKSTKSRMDQKSDGSKPLE; from the exons ATGAACGGGTTCAGCACAGAAGAAGACAGCCACGACGGCCCACCAGCGCCGCCGTTTTACGGCCAGACTTGTTGTTTGATTGAGGACGGTGAGCGCTGCGGACGATCAGCTGGAAACGCCTCCTTCAGCAAGCGTATCCAAAAAAGCATATCGCAGAAAAAACTAAAGCTGGACATCGACAAAAGC GTTCGACACCTCTACATATGCGACTTCCATAAAAACTTCATCCAGAGTGTTCGTaacaagaggaagaggaagactaGCGACGACGGAGGGGAGTCTCCAGACCATGACTTGGAAGTTCCAGAG GTGGACCTGTTCCAGCTCCAGGTGAACACGCTGAGACGCTACAAGAGACACTACAAGCTGCAGACCAGACCTGGCTTAAACAAGGCCCAACTGGCCGAG ACTGTCAGTCGTCACTTCCGGAATATCCCGGTGAACGAGAAGGAGACTCTGTCCTATTTTATTTATATGGTGAAGAGCACCAAAAGCCGAATGGACCAGAAGTCGGACGGCAGCAAACCGCTGGAGTAA